A portion of the Chromobacterium sp. IIBBL 290-4 genome contains these proteins:
- a CDS encoding sulfurtransferase, producing MYNTLISAAQLAALGRADCIVLDCRFQLDNADYGHAAHAAGHIPGAHYLHLDYHLSSSKNGRNGRHPLPDGQRLAVDLGALGVDENTQVVAYDDGAGQYAARAWWLLRWLGHDKVAVLDGGLKAWQEAGLPIDAETPTRRSRRFPIRASLAGSVDADAVLANLDAKAFTVVDARSNERFHGIGETIDPVGGHIPGAVNRFFMNNLDAGQRYKPAEQLRAEWLALLGEDFDPAAIVHQCGSGVTACQNLLAMEIAGFPGSRLYPGSWSEWCSDPARPLER from the coding sequence ATGTACAACACGCTGATTTCCGCCGCGCAGCTCGCCGCACTGGGCCGCGCCGATTGCATCGTGCTGGATTGCCGTTTCCAGCTGGACAACGCCGACTACGGCCACGCCGCCCATGCCGCCGGACACATTCCCGGCGCGCACTACCTGCATCTGGATTACCACTTGTCGTCGAGCAAGAATGGCCGCAACGGCCGCCACCCGCTGCCGGATGGCCAACGGTTGGCCGTGGATCTGGGCGCGCTGGGCGTGGATGAAAACACGCAAGTCGTCGCTTACGACGACGGCGCCGGCCAATACGCCGCGCGCGCCTGGTGGCTGCTGCGCTGGCTGGGGCACGACAAGGTGGCGGTCTTGGACGGCGGTCTGAAGGCCTGGCAGGAAGCCGGTTTGCCTATCGACGCGGAAACGCCGACGCGACGTTCGCGCCGCTTTCCCATTCGCGCCTCATTGGCCGGCTCGGTAGACGCCGACGCGGTGCTGGCCAATCTGGACGCCAAGGCGTTCACGGTGGTGGACGCGCGCAGCAATGAGCGCTTTCACGGCATAGGCGAAACCATAGATCCGGTCGGCGGCCACATTCCCGGCGCGGTCAACCGCTTCTTCATGAACAATCTGGACGCCGGCCAGCGCTACAAGCCGGCCGAGCAGCTGCGCGCGGAGTGGCTGGCCTTGCTGGGCGAAGATTTCGATCCCGCCGCCATCGTCCATCAATGCGGCTCCGGCGTCACCGCCTGCCAGAACCTGCTGGCGATGGAAATCGCGGGATTCCCAGGCAGCCGGCTGTATCCCGGCTCCTGGAGCGAATGGTGCAGCGACCCGGCGCGGCCGCTAGAGCGCTGA